The Candidatus Dependentiae bacterium DNA window GAAATAATTCTTCTTTGGTTTTTCCATACACACGAATTTTTATATCTGCCGTATGAGGCAATTGCTCAAATTTTTTCATCACGACTCCTCAACATTTTTGAAACAATACGCTACAATTAGCATACCATGATACATTCTATTAAATCGATTTTACATTCGTTTTTCGACACACATAACACCTGGAAATCACAGCTACTTGAAGAATGGCCTTCAATTATTGGTGATTTAAAAGGCCAAGTGCAACTTGAAAAAATTAATGATGATAATCTCATATTGGGAGTTCGAGATTCTAGCTGGATGCAAGAGCTCTATTTTCTTTCTGATGTTTTACTTAAAACAATAAACAATAAGTTGGATCAACCACGAATCAAAAAAATACGATTTAAAACAATGAGTCACAATCAATGTACAAAAAAAAACATACCCAAAAAAAAGCTTGAAGCATGTAAAGTTGTAACACTATCTCAAAAAGAACAGCTTGCTCTAGAAAAAATTGGAGACGCACAACTTCGTATTGCACTTGAACTATTTTTGGTTCGTTGCTACCAAGAACAAGAATAAAAATCCTATCTTTACCTCCTTGCAATATACTATCCTACAACAAAATATCGAGTAGTAGCACTAACGGTGTACAATGAGGAGCCAAATTATGAAACAGCTTTTTTGTATTATGCTTGGACTGATTAGCATTGTTTCCTACCGCATAGCATGTGACGTCAATTCACAACAACTGCATCGTTTTTTATGGGCTAATTATTTACAATACAAAGGTAATACACACCAAGCACACCAATGGTATCAAAAAACATTTGAACATAAGGTACCAATACACATCCACGAAGGATATGTTCCTTTTCTTTTTCAAACAGGACAATTTACAAAAATTGTTCAACTCATTCCCAAACTGGACACAGAATTTGCAGACAATCCTGATATACAGCGCATCTTTGCGCTCGCATTGGAAAAAACAGGCAAACAAGAAGAAGCCGATAATCGATTCATAGCTTTGAGTAAAAAATTCAAAACAAATCAAGAAATTGTATTCCGCACAGCACAACTTTTTATTCAGCAACAAAAACTTGATGAAGCTCTTACACTTATCGAAGCCTATCTAAACAATGCACAGCGTAAACCAAATAATTTCATATTTTATTTTCTCAAAGCACAGCTTCATCTCCATCTCAAACAAATAAAAAAATCACATGAAAGTGTTAAAAAAAGCCTGGAGCTCTATCCCCAATTTGATAAAAGTTGGCTATTATATGCTATGATTGAAGAACAACTGGGAAACATTAACAATGCAATCAAGGGATACACATCCTTTTTGGAACGCACACAGCTACCAACAGCACAAATTCAGAATCATCTTCTAGAACTTGTTTTTAGACAAAAAATGGTTACTCAAAATAAACAGTCTATCAATGTTAATCGCTCATGCTTTAATAAAGCACTCCTTTTATTACAACAGAAACAATATAGCAAAGCCCTCAAACATATTGACCACTGCCTAGAAGAAAAAAACTCTGAGACGGATGAAAAAAAATTACTCAAGATTCAAATTCTTTCTTCTATGGGCAAACCGGTACACGCAGCACATCAATTACAAGCCTGGATAGAACAAAATCCAACCAAAAATTTATGGTTTGAAACATTACACCTATTGTGCCGCCAAGGGCTTTCTTATAAATCAGCAATTTTAACACTACATACTATTGAAAAAAAACAACCAAATAACATACTGCCCCTTTTGTACCAGGCCGATTTATATTTACGCATGAATAATAGTGAACAAGCACAACATTACTTACAAAAAGCGCATGGAAAAACTAATGATGCAGCACTTAAGGCAAAACTTCTTTTTCAACTTTGTTGTATTTATTATGAAAAAAAACAGTACCAAAAAATAAAAACCCTCATGAAAACAGAGAATGCAATTGACAGCGATTTCCCCCCTCTGCTCAATCTTCTAGCATACTATTATGCAACACAAGAAAAACAATGTGCAATAGCACAAACACTTATTGAAAAGGCCCTTAAACAAGATAAACAAAATCCTCACTTTTTAGACACGCAAGCCACTATTTTTTATAAACAAGGAAACTACAAAAAAGCTCTTGATATCTTACAAAAAATTGCCTCTACAAACCGCAACGATTTTAGTATTGTAAAACACTTGGGAAAGGCATTGTATAAAACAGGACAATCAACAAAAGCACAAAAAGTTATGCAACATGCAGCAGTGCTTGCAAAAAATAAGTATGAAAAAAATAAAATACACAAAATCCTTATCAGCTGGAAAAAATAATAACGCCATTGCATTTGTTGGCGGTAAATCTGGTGGCCATATTATACCAGCTCTTACTCTTGCTCAACAAGAAGTAAAAAATAATAAAACCACCCATATTTTATTTTTTTCTACCTCAAGTGCATTGGATAAAAAAATCATTAGCACAAGCGCTATTGCTCCCACGCATATTCCACTACCAATAACGCCAGTTAACGTTAAAAACCCTCTACAACTTATCTGGTGTTGTTTGTCATTTATTCTGGCATTTTTCAAAAGCCTATATCATTTGAAAAAATTTCGTGCACAGCGAGTAATAAGTATGGGTGGTCTTGTTTCATTACCTGTTTGCTTTGCTGCAAAATTATTACGTATTCCTATCAGTATTTATGAGCTTAACGCTGTACCTGGTAAGGCTGTTACCTTACTTGCAAAAACTGGTGCCGATATTTATACATGTTTCAAAAAAACAGCACAATTTTTTCCAAAAAATAAATGTCTTTTTTCTGCCTATCCAATTCGTTATTCAGCAAATACCTTAAAAATAGGTAAACAAAAAGCACTTAAAGAAATCGGTTTATCCCCGAACAAACCAACTATTTTGATTTTGGGTGGCTCACAGGGTTCAATTTTTATCAATACCCTAATAAAACAGTGGATTGTCTCACAACCAGAACAAGTAAAAAATGTCCAAATTATTCATCAAACAGGATCATATGATACAACTGATTGGAATATTTTTTATGCCACACATGGCATCTCTGCCCATTCATTTACTTATCAGGATAATTTAGGTATATACTACCAAGCAGCCGATATAATAATATGCCGCTCTGGGGCAGGCACTCTTTTTGAGAGCATCTTTTTCAAAAAGTTTATTATTACAATACCACTACAATCATCAGCAACAACAAATCACCAAGTTGATAATGCTAACGCCTTTAAAAAGCAATATCCTCACCTTATATGGGTTATGAACCAAAAAATGTTAAAAAAATTCCCTGAAGAGCTTTTTGGGGTGTTAAACTCTCTGCTAGACATTCAATATGCCTCACACACCACACAAAAAAATAAAAAGACTTTTTAAAATAAGTAACTTAATAGGCAGTAATGTTTTACAATTTTAAGTAAAATAGTACCACCTATTATTATTGGCTGAACCCACCAATATTTTGTAAATAATTCTTTCCATTGTGTACCCGAATCTGTATCTTGTTTGATAAACGTTTCATTCATTGCCGCACTAACAACATCAATGGCTGTTAAAATTTCTTCTATAGGTAATGAGTCTATTTCTTGATACAAAGCAAAAATCTGTGATATCGTTGCACTACGAGCCTTTTCCGGATATTGCTGCGTATAATTAACAAATGCATTTTTTTGTGCGATAAAAAAAGCAATCAACATCTGACGAAAAAGTTCATTATTTTCGATAAACTTAAAGTGCTTTACTTCTTTACACAAAATCCTTATTGGTCTAATATCACCAGTTTCTTCTGTTTTTTTAATTGCTGAAGCTACATGCGCTTGCGAAAAACAAATCGTACCATCAAATATATTTTTTGAAACACCCCCTCCTGTAGGCACATATTTAAGACAGCTAATCCCTTTTTTTTCCAATTTTTTAAGTAGCGTAAATGATTCTTTAAGCCGCTTGACATAATAATATCGCGTGCCCACTTCTTCAGTAACAACATGTGGTTTGATATCTGCAAGCTCACCTTTCGGTGTAATAAATTCCGTACATCTTCTGATAATACCATCTAAAAATTCATCGCAACATTCATAATAGCCAGCCAAATAGCTAGTCATATCACAAACAAGATCGATTAAAAATTCCGGAGGTAAAAAAAACACCCGGCTTAAACTATCAGCAAGCACACGAAACTTTACCTTGTTTCTTTTATTTTCAAATAATTTTTCTAAAAACGTATTTTTAGTTATTACAAAAATTTCTTTGGTAAAATCAACTACCAGTAATTCATCCTCTATAGATTTATACGAAGCAAAATCATCCCATACCATAAAAAGAGGCTTGAGACTCTTCATTTTGAATATTTGATACACCGACGATCTAATACGCTCATGAGAAAAAAGCATTTCAACTCCACCAGCCTTAGCAACATCTTTATAAAAAAAGGAATCAATATTGAGCGTTAATTTTTTAATTTTTGCTAATAGTTTCATTGTCTTAGAAAGTCGAGTAACAAAATAATAACGCCTTTTTACCATACTTGTTAGCCTTGTAATAGGAACATGCAAAGAATAATTGCGTGCACAAAAAAGCGTGTTCTGAACAGAAACACCAAGGCTTAATACTATACCAACACACAGCGCCTTTCTCACTATATTGTTCATTACTTAGCTCACTACTATTTTGCTTAATATCCAATCATACAAACGCACATACCAAGATATAGACTTTTCTATTTCTTTAACAATAACCAAAAAATGGTACGTTGCGCCATCAATTGCATCCAATAATTCCTCTGTATCATACTGATCCATATGCTTATATAAATCCATAACGTAATGCATTTGATATGCAAGTTTTTTCTTTTGCTTGGCTGTTGAAACATTACTCACAATCAAATTTTTATACGCTCCGATAAGCATTATCATGCTATCTTTTAAAAACAAATCATTACCAATATAACGATAATGAACACACTCATTCCATACCCGCAGTATTGGCTTAACACTTCCCGTTTGTACAACTTCATTAAGCACTTCTTCCATTTTTTTATCACTAATAAATGAAAAAACTTTATTCCATTCAACATCGAGCACCACATCCATCATCTGCTTTGGTTGTACAGGACAAATAAGCATTTTTTTGTCTACATATGCCAGCAACTCAAATGCATTTTTTAAGCGTTTAATCGCATAAAATCGTGCTACAATAAGGTCTGTTGGTACTTCATCAAAAGATAACACGTTCAGAGATAAGTCCTTTGCTTTATTTTTATTCAAATGCGTATCTATGACATTCAATATATATTCCATTGAATAATGACAGGGTAAGACAGCTTTTCTTTCTGATTTATTGACTATTTTTTGCAAAAGCTTTAACACTCCTTTTGCTACATCAAGCTCATAATCTTTATCTTGAATCATTTGATATGCAGCAAGAACCTTCCATTTTTCTAGCAATACAGCAACTTCATTTTTTATATCAACAAAAAAATCGTTTTTCTCCTGTTTAATTATGCTAATGGCTTCTTTTAATCGCGCAATCAAATAATATCTGTAGTGTACTGCTTGAATGAAAGAAGATATGCTTTCATTCTGTTTTTGATAATCCTCGGTTGCATCTAAATATGCATAAAAATTAATTATACAAACTAAAAAAGCTACCTGTACGGCCAAATGCTTGATTATTTTCACTACATTAAGCCCTTTTCATTTTTTTCTAAAAAAATGCACCACAAAATTCTTGACATAATGCCACCAATTATTTTGCTGCTGAATAACAATTTTTTTTAAATATGTACCTGCGTAATCTATGCCCTGCAATAAGTCAAAAGTAGAAAGTGAATTTATTTTTTTGTATATTTCTTCAATTTTTTGTACTGTATCATAATCAGACTGACTTCGTGCATAATAATTTAATAAATATTTTTCTAGTATAAAAACTAAAATCAAAAATTCCTTTTGAAAAAGTTCATTTTTAATAAATCTATACTGCTTAGTCATGTGCCAATAATAAAAAAACGGCTTTATACCACCTTCAATATTAATTTCCATTACAGCCTGATTAATTTGATAACTTTTAAATACAATATCAACTTCAAGCAAAGATCCATCTCCAATAGAATAGTTGCCCATCTTTTCAAACTGACGAAAAAGATCTACAATCCATTCAATACGCTCAATAACATAAAAACGCATCACAATATCATTACTATAAATACGGAAAACGACATCAGATAACTCTGCTCTTTGCCAATACGCCTGCAAATAATCTGTCAGATTAGTATAAAACTGTGATTCTATAAGCGTGCTTGCTACATGATCTATTACTTCCACCAGGCACTCTGCAGGTAAATAAAAAATTGCATCTGCAAACATGAGATCTTCACACACTTTGTCCAAAGAAAGAGATTTGGCAACACCGTGTATAAGTAACGTATGAGCAATGAGAAAAATCTCTTTGGTAAATTCTTCTATAAAAATTTCATCATCAATCGATTTATATGAAAAAAATTCGTCCCAAACCATCAGAAGCGGTTTTAAGTTGCCAATACGCTCTATTTCTTCCAAAGAAGTGCGAACAGCATCACATCGCCACTCCAAACTATCTGAATATGCTCGATGAAAAATAACATTCAATTGATCAGAACTCACTTTCATATTTAAAAGCATTTGTATTGGTTTCTTAAGACGCTCAATGAAATAAAATCTTCTATTGATAAGATTACTAAATAGATGTATTTGTTTAATCGATACAAGCATATCAGAAGATATAGTAGTAATTTCTTCTTTATTGATAGCAAGAATTAACCCCGGCAAAAAAATAATTCCAAACCATATAAACCTGTTAAAATAATACATACTAATGGCATCCCTTAACATACTTATTCTTTTTCCACCATGAAACAAGCTTCTGATACCAAGGCTCCGTTGCTTTCAAATGTTCGATTACCAATGCAAGATTAGCTTGCGCTTCGTTAAGATCATTCATCACTTGTTCCGTAGATAACAAATGCACAGCATTATTCATATATAATTCCGAAAACAACCCCTCTTGTGCAAACTGAGTGGGACTCTGCTTCATTTGATTACTCAAAACAAAGCTTTGACAAATAAAAATTGTCAGTATAACAACTTGCTTAACTAGAACCTCATCTGAAATATAACGATAATGCTGAAGATATTTCCACAGCAAGAGCAAAGGCTTTATAGATTTTTTGATAAATATCTGATCGATAAGACAGCGGATACGGTAATGAGTAAATACATCTTTGAGCTGTGAAGCACTAATCACTGATCTATCGTTTGCAGTAATTGGTAGAAACGCTAGACGACTTTCATAGGCTGTAGCAAGTAATTTAAACACTTTATCAAATCTTTTTAGCTGATAAAAACGCATTAAAATTACATCATAATCAATCACAGAAAGATCTTTTGCTATATCAGTAACGTCTT harbors:
- a CDS encoding tetratricopeptide repeat protein yields the protein MKQLFCIMLGLISIVSYRIACDVNSQQLHRFLWANYLQYKGNTHQAHQWYQKTFEHKVPIHIHEGYVPFLFQTGQFTKIVQLIPKLDTEFADNPDIQRIFALALEKTGKQEEADNRFIALSKKFKTNQEIVFRTAQLFIQQQKLDEALTLIEAYLNNAQRKPNNFIFYFLKAQLHLHLKQIKKSHESVKKSLELYPQFDKSWLLYAMIEEQLGNINNAIKGYTSFLERTQLPTAQIQNHLLELVFRQKMVTQNKQSINVNRSCFNKALLLLQQKQYSKALKHIDHCLEEKNSETDEKKLLKIQILSSMGKPVHAAHQLQAWIEQNPTKNLWFETLHLLCRQGLSYKSAILTLHTIEKKQPNNILPLLYQADLYLRMNNSEQAQHYLQKAHGKTNDAALKAKLLFQLCCIYYEKKQYQKIKTLMKTENAIDSDFPPLLNLLAYYYATQEKQCAIAQTLIEKALKQDKQNPHFLDTQATIFYKQGNYKKALDILQKIASTNRNDFSIVKHLGKALYKTGQSTKAQKVMQHAAVLAKNKYEKNKIHKILISWKK
- a CDS encoding UDP-N-acetylglucosamine--N-acetylmuramyl-(pentapeptide) pyrophosphoryl-undecaprenol N-acetylglucosamine transferase, with amino-acid sequence MKKIKYTKSLSAGKNNNAIAFVGGKSGGHIIPALTLAQQEVKNNKTTHILFFSTSSALDKKIISTSAIAPTHIPLPITPVNVKNPLQLIWCCLSFILAFFKSLYHLKKFRAQRVISMGGLVSLPVCFAAKLLRIPISIYELNAVPGKAVTLLAKTGADIYTCFKKTAQFFPKNKCLFSAYPIRYSANTLKIGKQKALKEIGLSPNKPTILILGGSQGSIFINTLIKQWIVSQPEQVKNVQIIHQTGSYDTTDWNIFYATHGISAHSFTYQDNLGIYYQAADIIICRSGAGTLFESIFFKKFIITIPLQSSATTNHQVDNANAFKKQYPHLIWVMNQKMLKKFPEELFGVLNSLLDIQYASHTTQKNKKTF
- a CDS encoding DUF721 domain-containing protein, with the protein product MIHSIKSILHSFFDTHNTWKSQLLEEWPSIIGDLKGQVQLEKINDDNLILGVRDSSWMQELYFLSDVLLKTINNKLDQPRIKKIRFKTMSHNQCTKKNIPKKKLEACKVVTLSQKEQLALEKIGDAQLRIALELFLVRCYQEQE